The Raphanus sativus cultivar WK10039 chromosome 2, ASM80110v3, whole genome shotgun sequence genome includes a region encoding these proteins:
- the LOC130508564 gene encoding uncharacterized protein LOC130508564, giving the protein MDEGTFADLELKDDSDTPDIAVDSWNRILLQPGSKIFWPDLYEMDVRTREQQEEAGGEAGGEAVRERLRELEAGGEAGVEAGGEPGGEAGRERLRELELKLNKRMDDGFALRDKTIRLLTARVKELEEDKIQRKNWSFQVETDYVSGGRRKEGEMHGDKEDGEGDKEDGEGDKEADKEDGEGDKEEGDEEDGDEGDKDDEDGDEVYSEAEADKEDGEGDKEEGDEDDGDEGDKDDEDGDDEDGDEQIEAEAEKDGEKQIEAEKDGETAVEKLVQDTEERFDENEDEQSTLQIMADTAERFEKAAAEKAVADKTDSQDAGERPKRVSKVSHLLRSPFTPN; this is encoded by the exons ATGGATGAAGGGACTTTTGCAGACTTGGAGCTGAAAGATGATTCGGATACGCCAGACATAGCTGTTGACAGTTGGAACAGGATCCTACTTCAACCAGGGAGTAAAATTTTCTGGCCGGATCTATATGAGATGGATGTGAGGACCCGAGAGCAACAAGAGGAAGCAGGAGGCGAGGCAGGAGGAGAGGCAGTTCgtgagagattaagagaattaGAGGCAGGGGGAGAGGCAGGTGTTGAGGCAGGGGGCGAGCCAGGAGGCGAGGCAGGTCgtgagagattaagagaattgGAGTTGAAGTTGAACAAAAGAATGGATGATGGATTTGCATTGAGAGACAAAACAATTCGTCTTCTGACagcaagagtaaaggagttggAAGAAGACAAGATTCAGAGAAAAAATTGGTCATTCCAAGTTGAAACTGATTATGTTTCAGGAGGCAGAAGAAAGGAGGGCGAGATGCATGGTGATAAGGAGGATGGTGAGGGTGATAAGGAGGATGGTGAGGGTGATAAAGAGGCTGATAAAGAGGATGGTGAGGGTGATAAGGAGGAGGGTGATGAGGAGGATGGTGATGAGGGTGATAAGGATGATGAGGATGGTGATGAGGTTTACAGTGAGGCAGAGGCTGATAAGGAGGATGGTGAGGGTGATAAGGAGGAGGGTGATGAGGATGATGGTGATGAGGGTGATAAGGATGATGAGGATGGTGATGATGAGGATGGTGATGAGCAGATTGAGGCAGAGGCTGAGAAGGATGGTGAGAAACAGATTGAGGCTGAGAAGGATGGTGAGACAGCTGTTGAGAAGTTAGTGCAAG ATACTGAAGAGAGATTTGATGAGAATGAAGATGAGCAATCTACACTTCAGATTATGGCAGACACTGCAGAGAGATTTGAGAAGGCTGCTGCGGAAAAAGCTGTTGCGGACAAGACAGATTCACAGGATGCTGGTGAGAGGCCAAAGAGGGTGTCCAAGGTTTCTCATTTGTTGAGGTCTCCTTTTACGCCAAACTGA